One Brachyspira pilosicoli P43/6/78 genomic window carries:
- a CDS encoding GrdX family protein — MNCIVVTNNPKIFEQVRSKNAEIIYMSDSDFMEVLCKVRDFVHSGYQLLTHPIVSSIKPYETPYKSVALSKGSELDLYSLELIENAIELTKNFLDKPRRKLTKEIDEDFRLIDYKLVIGAIENIL, encoded by the coding sequence ATGAATTGTATTGTTGTAACCAATAATCCAAAGATTTTTGAACAAGTAAGAAGTAAGAATGCAGAAATAATTTATATGTCAGACTCAGATTTTATGGAAGTTCTTTGTAAAGTTAGAGATTTCGTACATTCAGGTTATCAATTATTAACTCATCCTATAGTTAGTAGTATAAAACCTTATGAAACTCCATACAAAAGCGTTGCTTTGTCTAAAGGTTCAGAATTGGATTTATATTCTCTAGAATTAATAGAGAATGCCATTGAGCTTACAAAAAACTTTTTGGATAAACCAAGAAGAAAATTAACAAAAGAAATTGATGAAGATTTTAGATTAATAGATTATAAATTAGTTATTGGAGCAATAGAAAATATTTTGTAG